A stretch of Brassica napus cultivar Da-Ae chromosome C6, Da-Ae, whole genome shotgun sequence DNA encodes these proteins:
- the LOC106403805 gene encoding glutathione S-transferase T3-like encodes MDSMNPYSQTSNFVNLLNNQQDCHFPEPFPYDCGSQLLVFSTQGTETSRFCEDSPTQRKERKKWSPSDDVLLISAGLNTNKDPVVGNEQKTWAFWKRITAYFAASPKVERGEEREPIQCKQRWWKMNDLVCKFCGAYAAATRQKTSGQSDSDTVNLTYKIFYNDHKIKFNLHHTWEELKNDQKWCALASIKLDGPQSSSAKKRRCEDGAQSASSQATTILGDQPTIRPPGVKASKGDSGKRTIVDQQAVSEFQGMWFIKEKDLAAKERLK; translated from the coding sequence ATGGATTCTATGAATCCATATAGTCAGACCTCCAATTTCGTTAACCTTTTGAACAATCAACAAGATTGTCACTTTCCCGAACCATTTCCTTATGATTGCGGTTCACAACTGCTTGTGTTTAGTACTCAAGGTACTGAAACATCAAGATTCTGTGAAGACTCACCTACACAgcgcaaagaaagaaagaaatggtcTCCCTCTGATGATGTGCTGCTCATTAGCGCAGGGTTAAACACCAACAAGGATCCGGTAGTAGGCAATGAGCAGAAAACATGGGCTTTCTGGAAACGCATTACAGCTTACTTTGCAGCTAGTCCAAAGGTGGAAAGAGGTGAAGAACGAGAGCCTATTCAGTGTAAGCAAAGGTGGTGGAAGATGAACGATCTTGTTTGCAAGTTCTGTGGAGCCTATGCGGCTGCAACAAGACAGAAAACTAGTGGTCAGAGTGACAGTGACACTGTTAACCTGACATACAAAATATTCTACAACGATCATAAGATTAAATTTAACCTTCACCATACTTGGGAGGAGCTGAAGAACGACCAGAAATGGTGTGCGCTGGCGAGTATTAAGCTTGATGGACCACAATCATCAAGCGCTAAGAAGAGAAGGTGTGAGGATGGAGCACAGTCAGCAAGCTCTCAAGCAACTACCATTCTAGGTGATCAACCAACCATACGTCCTCCTGGTGTTAAGGCATCGAAAGGAGATTCTGGTAAGAGAACAATAGTAGATCAGCAGGCTGTGTCGGAGTTTCAAGGCATGTGGTTTATCAAAGAGAAAGACTTGGCAGCTAAAGAAAGACTTAAATAG